Below is a genomic region from Triticum dicoccoides isolate Atlit2015 ecotype Zavitan chromosome 5A, WEW_v2.0, whole genome shotgun sequence.
cttaataaaacaaggccaaattttttggggtgtcacatctttctccactagggctcattaaggcccattgactccccggggggttccggtaacccctcggtactccggtaaatgtccgaactcatctggaaccattccgatgtccaaacatagccttccaatatatcgatctttatgtctcgaccatttcgagactcctcgtcatgtctgtgatcacatacgggactccaaactaccttcggtacatcaaataacataaactcataataccgatcgtcatcgaacgttaagtgtgcggaccttacgggttcgagaactatgtagacatgaccgagactcacttccggttaataaccaatagcgtaacatgGATGcttatattgattcctacatattctactagatctttatcggtcaaaccgcataataagatACATTgttcctttttcatcggtatgttacttgcccgagtttcgatcgtcggtatctcaatacctagttcaatctcattaccggcaagtctctttactcgttccgtaatgcaacatcccgtaactaactcattagtcacattgtttgcaaggcttatagtgatgtgcattaccgagagggcccagagatacctctccgacaatcggagtgatccaactcaacaaacaccatcggagacacctgtagagtatctttataatcacccagttatgttgtgacgtttgatagcacactaagtgttcctccgatatttgggagttgcataatctcatagtcataggaacatgtataagttatggagaaagcaatagcaataaactaaacgatcatagtgctaagctaacggatgggtcaagtcaatcacatcattttctaatgatgtgatcccgttcatcaaatgacaactcttgtccatggttagaaaacttaaccgtctttgattaacgagctagtcaagtagaggcatactagtgacactccgtttgtttatgtattcacacatgtactaagtttccagttaatacaattctagcatgaataatacacatttatcttgatgtaaggaaatataaataacaactttattattgcctttaggacatatttccttcagaaacccCCAAGGTAAGCAACTCTATGTAGATTCTTCGCGCAAATGCTCAAGCATAATAGCAAGAGTGCTTGTAAAGGATAATGCCTGTCAATGAACATTTCTCCACATAAACATACTTCACCCAGAGAAGAGACACCGGGAAATCAACTCAATACATGTCTGCTTGCCGAGTTAACACAATTTTGTCATTGTTAGTTACATATGTTTCCATGTGTATATAATTTTTTTGTGGGACCATGTGATAATTTAACTCTAGTTTATTTATCACTTCAACATACTCATGTGTGCTCTCACTTAATTTGGTCTTCAGTATCTACAAATCAAATTATTAAGGTGAAAACACTCTTACAAAGGGACTGGCTAGGGGCAAGTCCCAAGTTGATTTTTCATGTTACCGTTTGATCATCCAACGGATCctgcatcgtctttcagcttgaacCAGTATGCAttgttcctcttcttcctctaaCAACCGCCAATCCAGCCCCGGTTGAACCGCCTGCCTCCACCGTATGGGGCCGGCCACACTCCCACGACCACTGCATCGccacgccctcccatcgacctcccaCATTGCAGTGTTTGCCGtcgccccagccatccctctaaaCCGAGGAACCTACATCTCCCCCACCTCCAATAGTCAAGTTTCAAACTTGACTCCGTCGGCTACGGCCTGTTCCTGTCCGAGGACTTGCCGACGTCGTCTGCTTCCTTCTCACCCCAGTCGGCCGGCCCAATTTCGAAATTCACTTCCAGAAAAACTGTCTTACAAATTACTACGTCTTGTAGTTAGCTATTGGTTCCAAACTTCCGATCCTAAATTAGCGGGCATGTATTCTGCGGGAGGAATTCAAATTGAAAAGGACAGGTACCTTTAACGTGATACGCCATTTAAGCGAGGTCTTAACCGCAAATGTATCACCAGTACAAAACACGGCTGCAGCCCCTGCGCTAATTCACCACTTCGACCTCTTCACTTAGCGGAGCGACACGCACGTCCGCGACGGCCATGGACGAGCTTCTATCCCCGTACTCCCCTTTCTTCCCGTCATCGCCGCCTTCTCTGTTCTCCACCGCCGAGGTGCACCACCACCAGGCCTTCGAGCTCGCCTCCTGCGAGGTCCCCGAGCAATGGCTGGTCCGCGACACCGTCGTGCCGGCCAAGAGCGAGGACGGAGATTACGTGTGGCCTGCTGGGAGCTCCTCGGTGTCCCCCGACTCCGAGTTGCCGGGGGAGAGCCTGCAGGCATCGACGACGAAGCGGCGTGGGCGGAAGCCCGGGCCGCGGCCTGAGGGGCCCACCCTCAGCCACGTGGAGGCCGAGAGGCAGCGCCGCGACAAGCTGAATCGCCTGTTCTGCGAGCTGCGCGCCGCCGTGCCCAGGGTGTCCCGCATGGACAAGGCTTCCCTCCTCGCCGACGCCGTAGCTTACATCACCGACCTGCGGTCCTGCGTCGCGCGGCTCGAGGAAGAGGGCCGGCAGGCGGCCGCCGCGAGGTGGGAGGCGTCGAACGCGTCCGCTTCTTCGTCCTGGGGCGGCCACGCCGGGGCCTCCCTGCACCACTTGACCGGCGAGGATGTGGTCGAGGTGCGGATGGTGGGGAAGGACGCGGCGGCAGTGCGCGTGATGAGCTCGGGACAAGGCCCACACGCGCCGGCGCGGCTGATGAGTGCGCTCAGGTCGCTAGAGCTGCAGGTGCAACACGCGTGCGTCAACCGCGTGGAGGGCGTGACCGTGCAGGACGTCGTCGTCGACGTGCCCGCTGCCCTACAGGACAACGACGGCGACGGCGTCCTCCGGTCCGCGCTGCTCCAGAGGCTACGTTACAACGCGTAGTAGCGCTAGCTAGAGCCTAGAGCAGCGCTGCCCTACGTTTTCGCACGTACGCATCCACCGTTGACTATTCCGCAGTACTACAACGTTTTATCTGCTTTCCTGCTATTCTCCATGGAATAAATCGAACGACGAGTGTATTTCTGAACGAGCCTCTAGTTGTTCGCTGATTTCCCCCAGTCTCAAAACTTGTCGGCTCAGTATCTCATGTATGTTTATAGAATGAAGGTATGCATGTGTTCATAAAGGTGAATGTATGATTGTATGTATTTATGCTCGTGCTTAATAAACATAAAACCAAAGTAATGTGGTGTGTGTTTCGTGAGGACAGTCTATACAAAGAGATACTACAAGGGAGTGACTTAGAAGTAAAGTAAAGACCAAATCCCTTGTAgtagaaaattcaaaaaaacaggATCGCAAGTGATATAATTCTCTACAGCCGTAGCAGTTCATTTACAATGAAGGGTCGTAGATGGTCAGTTTGGACAGGAAGCCGAAGGTAGAAACCAATAGGGTGTCACCCCACTGTCATACCGGACTAGAAGCAAACACGCGCTTTGCTGCGCCGATAAATCATTGTGAGGATTCACATTACCGGGTTTCATGATAATCAACAGGCAACAACAGTCGCGAAATTTATCCTTCTCAAGCAAGCACCATGCAATGCAATAAAAGATTGAAAAGCAGAAAATAGTGACTGCATTAGTTTTTAACAATACAACGAAGCCAATGCAATATTGTACATACTTGCCACACACAAAGGGTTACTTCAATTCAGTCAATGCACTACCCAATACGCATGTGACGGAGCCATGTCTGGCCACAGGTACAACTGCTAATGGGTTTACGACCTCTACCCGAACTATACGGCAAGTGTTACGTGGGCATTTGCGATAGCACAACCAAGTTGGCCAAATGAGGCGACGTACACAGTCATGCGCTCACGTAAAATCGTGCTAGCACGATATGTGTTCGCAATTCACATAGGTACGCTATGCCAGTCTGCATCGGACTGACTTTCTGGCAACTGAGCATGAATTTGTGTTTTTTCAACAAATGTGGACACATGCTGTTAGTTCATCCTTGCAAACAAAAAACtgcagacactagtagaaaacagggctttggtccaggtgggttagcccattagtcccggttcagtccagaaccgggaccaatggggcattggtcccggttcgtgagctcaGGGGGCAGGCCGGGCCACGtaggacattggtcccggttcatctggaccttttggtcctggttggtgggacgaaccgggaccaatgggcctcgctcctggcccaccaccattggtcccggttggtggcttgaaccgggaccaaaggctcccctttagtcccggttcatgccatcaaccgggaccaatgaattgcctatatataccccctcgcgtaagagcagagcacactgctctgtttttttctggccgagggggagagggcttggtggtgctctagctcacctcctatgcacacaaggtgttcgatggaatgcccgagtcacactacttaagctttctcctctccaagctcgacctccaaactccattttccataatatttgtctaggtttagcggtccgtcacgccccgtccccgtcttcaccgccgtcgatcacccgcgccgagctcatcgccggcaccaccgtggtgagcctcttgttcttatcttctttttgaaaggaaaatattcttacttgtatgtttacatagatacttgtattattttcttacttttattattgcatcttatatagtgcgatggttttggtatccgccaccatcggccctcgtcctgtccatgattcggatgtggtatatatgttATCttaataactattggttcatttatggtttatgaaaattatgccgaccaacgtgacatagattttatttatgtaggatgtatgtgaatcggaaatgccaaccgaccctattgtcgagaggttaaatttagttgaagaagaaaacaatttgttgaaggaaaaaataaaaaaaatgaggaggagaagatgatattggagttgcatgttgcgaatgtcgtcgatgatcacaacactagtagaaaaagggcctttagtcccggttctggaaccgggactaaagggtcggtactaaagcctccccctttagtcccggttctaactggaaccgggactaaagaccctccacgtggccgctgcctggaggtccaccttgagccccggttggtaacaccaaccggtactaaaggaaattttatggttttttttttttgaattttttttgaattttaaatttctgaattattttaacctctaatctctaatcaccctcatcactgctcaatttaacctttaatctctaatcaccactcatcattccaaatcatctaacttcccaaacggtcacccatcctctcactactccagcctgagcacgcttaacttccgggttctattctccctcgtttccaagtctgcatttgttgttttcctgacaatagtaagatgtcaatcctattaaccctcaggaatttagcttgagcatgaagtcacacatttcactgtttgagtttgaaactattgttctaaaaatcaataattatttagtaacactaatatttcttaaataagtagtttgaccacagtttgaccatagttgacaaaaatttaaaaaaactgaaataattatttagtaacactaatattcttgaataattatttagtaacactaatacttcttgaataagtagtttgaccatagtttgaccagatttaacaaaaattcaaaaaaaaactgagagcataactttttttccttttagaatttgaggattctaaaaatttgcaaacaagccgtaggcggtctccatcggatgcgggttTTCGTTCCGAACATTTtggtatattatacgttttttctgacattgtatgcaaaagttatagccgttttacatttccctacactttttgcaaaacatgtccaaatttaagttttaaaattttcctaactaatagatgtagtaacataactacatctcgaaggattttaaattttgaagtttctatcattttcttttgctttttacaaaactgaaaaggcgatgcaccgggggggggggtaggatttgaaaattgcaccattagtgccggttcgtggcatgaaccggtactaaaggtctcaaccccattagtaccagttcgtggcaaccGGGAGTAATGTCTGTATGGTGCCCTcgccgcttgaaccgggactaatgcttacattagtcccggttcgtaatgcaaccgggattaatgctcttttctggctggaccaaagcccctttttctactagtgcaagatcaagatggatgcaatgcgcttgaagattagaaagattagaaaatatgccattcataccgaggcttggtatcattatgcctttggatcaatttttaccttggttgcgattatgatcgcatttgttttcgcactaaaatgttttacatagtttcaatgtatggtttaattaattagatgatctggagagctataagttgttagatgagaactatgtatgcactttggttttaatgtgatgatgaacttctattaatttggactcttaattatatataatgcacgcagatgaaccggcaatggatgtacggtgacagacacatctGCGAGTATATTACGggtgtgcatgagtttctcgatgcggctgaggcaaacaagcagaatggttttatgtgttgtccatgcactgaatgtgggaatacgaggtcttactctaaccagaaaatccttcactcccacctgctttacaagggtttcatgccacactataatgtttggacgaggcacggagaaataggggttatgatggaagacggtgaagaagaagagtacgatgacaactatgtgccccctgaatatggtgatgctgcaacggggggagctggtgaagatcaagaggaaccagacgatgtgcccaatgatgctgcaacgggtgaagctgctgaagatcaagaagaaccagacgatgtgcccaatgatgctgcaatgggtgaagctgctaaagatcaagaggaaccagatcaaGATTTACAAAcatgatgtaacttttcgagtagatgatttttcatataaaaaactttttcttccgagttcgtacgcaaaagttatgcccattttacaaattctcgagagattttggcaaaaaagtcgaaaattcatgtttgtaaattttgctaacaactagaccacgaggggggggggtgcattctgGCGCACCAtggcaactagtaatggcgcaccactcccacggtgcgccattaatagttttgaaaaaattaaaaaaaaattactaatggcgcaccgtggatgtggtgcaccattactagttcaacaagtaacggcgcaccactcccacggtgcgccattagtagttttgaaaaaattaaatttttttttactaatggcgcaccgtgaatgtgatgcgccattagtatttgcacactaatggtgcaccaacacatggtgcgccattagtatatagtgccgttagtgtcaattccatctatagcccttttcgtaGTAGTGAGCGCTCAATCCTCTATCTTTCCCACTGCCTCTAGCCTCCCTAGCTATGTCAGGATTTGGCtcaaagggcaagtgggaggcctcctccgtcaccgagaagggcgtcaaggagctccgggaggagGGATACCTGTCTGCGGATATCGCACACAGGTTCCCTGCCAAGGACCAAGTCATCCCCACTACGGAGCCCGACGAAAGGGTTGTATTCATCCAACACTTCCtctgtgggctagggtttcccctccaccccttcgtccggggacttatgttctactacaggttagatttccatgatctagcctcgaattctttcctccacatctcggcgttcatcgtcgtgtgtgaggcgctACTCTCCATCCGCCCACACTTTGGCCTCTGGCTCAAGGTCTTTAATctaaagccgaaggtggtcgacgggcagcatgcgggctgcggcggcgccatggtgagcaagctgcccaatgcTGTTTGGCCTAAGGGAgccttcgtggagactgtcaaggtgtggcagcaggagtgatTCTACATCACCGATCCCTGCGACGCCAAGTGTGCGGccactcctgagttcagatccggaccccctatgcggcttACCTCATGGACCACCAAGGGTTTGGACTGCGGATCCACAGCGGAAGTGCTAGTGCTGCAAAAGCACATCACAAACATGATAGGCAAAAACTCGAGTCTC
It encodes:
- the LOC119297708 gene encoding transcription factor MYC2-like → MDELLSPYSPFFPSSPPSLFSTAEVHHHQAFELASCEVPEQWLVRDTVVPAKSEDGDYVWPAGSSSVSPDSELPGESLQASTTKRRGRKPGPRPEGPTLSHVEAERQRRDKLNRLFCELRAAVPRVSRMDKASLLADAVAYITDLRSCVARLEEEGRQAAAARWEASNASASSSWGGHAGASLHHLTGEDVVEVRMVGKDAAAVRVMSSGQGPHAPARLMSALRSLELQVQHACVNRVEGVTVQDVVVDVPAALQDNDGDGVLRSALLQRLRYNA